The following coding sequences lie in one Streptomyces venezuelae genomic window:
- a CDS encoding ABC transporter substrate-binding protein has translation MRGATHAKWAACAVTVALAATACGGGGSDGGGGDGSGIVSSSWGDPQNPLEPANTNEVQGGKILDMVFRGLKRYDPKTGEAKDMIAESIDTKDAQNFTVKIKDNWKFSNGEKVTAKSFVDAWNYGANLKNNQKNAYFFGYIEGYDKVHPEKGDPSAQTLSGLKVVDDKTFTVKLSQKFSTWPDTLGYPAFAPLPKAFYDDHQGWLSKPVGNGPYKVDSYTKGSKMSLRKWDGYPGDDKARNGGVDMKVYTDNNTAYTDLMAGNLDLVDDVPASQLKNAKNDLGDRYINTPAGIIQTLAFPFYDSKWNKDGMEKVRQGLSMAINREQITETIFQKTRTPASDWTSPVLGEKGGYKEGLCGDACDYDAAKAKKLVEEGGGIPGGTLKVTYNADTGSHKEWVDAVCNSINKALGKDKACVANPVGTFADFRSKASKQELDGAWRAGWQMDYPLIQNFLEPVYFTDAPSNDGKYSDKEFDKLVNEANGETDTNKAIGKFQDAEKILAKDMPAIPLWYQNGSAGYSDKVSDVSLNQFSVPVYNEIKVN, from the coding sequence ATGCGTGGAGCCACGCACGCCAAGTGGGCCGCATGTGCGGTGACCGTCGCTCTCGCTGCGACGGCCTGCGGTGGCGGGGGAAGCGACGGCGGCGGTGGCGACGGCTCCGGCATCGTGAGCTCCTCGTGGGGCGACCCGCAGAACCCGCTGGAGCCGGCGAACACCAACGAGGTGCAGGGCGGCAAGATCCTCGACATGGTCTTCCGGGGCCTGAAGCGGTACGACCCGAAGACCGGCGAGGCCAAGGACATGATCGCCGAGTCGATCGACACCAAGGACGCCCAGAACTTCACGGTCAAGATCAAGGACAACTGGAAGTTCAGCAACGGCGAGAAGGTCACCGCCAAGTCGTTCGTGGACGCCTGGAACTATGGCGCGAACCTCAAGAACAACCAGAAGAACGCGTACTTCTTCGGGTACATCGAGGGCTACGACAAGGTCCACCCCGAGAAGGGCGACCCCAGCGCCCAGACCCTCTCCGGCCTCAAGGTCGTCGACGACAAGACCTTCACGGTCAAGCTCAGCCAGAAGTTCTCCACCTGGCCCGACACCCTCGGCTACCCCGCCTTCGCGCCGCTGCCCAAGGCGTTCTACGACGACCACCAGGGCTGGCTCTCCAAGCCCGTCGGCAACGGCCCGTACAAGGTGGACTCGTACACCAAGGGCTCCAAGATGTCCCTGCGCAAGTGGGACGGCTACCCCGGCGACGACAAGGCGCGGAACGGCGGTGTGGACATGAAGGTCTACACCGACAACAACACCGCCTACACCGACCTGATGGCCGGCAACCTCGACCTCGTCGACGACGTTCCCGCCTCGCAGCTCAAGAACGCCAAGAACGACCTCGGCGACCGCTACATCAACACCCCCGCCGGCATCATCCAGACCCTCGCCTTCCCGTTCTACGACAGCAAGTGGAACAAGGACGGCATGGAGAAGGTCCGCCAGGGCCTGTCCATGGCGATCAACCGCGAGCAGATCACCGAGACGATCTTCCAGAAGACGCGCACGCCCGCCTCCGACTGGACCTCACCGGTCCTCGGCGAGAAGGGCGGCTACAAGGAAGGGCTCTGCGGCGACGCCTGCGACTACGACGCCGCGAAGGCCAAGAAGCTCGTCGAGGAGGGTGGCGGCATCCCCGGCGGCACCCTCAAGGTCACCTACAACGCGGACACCGGCTCCCACAAGGAGTGGGTCGACGCCGTCTGCAACTCCATCAACAAGGCGCTCGGCAAGGACAAGGCCTGCGTCGCCAACCCCGTCGGCACCTTCGCGGACTTCCGCAGCAAGGCCTCCAAGCAGGAGCTCGACGGAGCCTGGCGCGCGGGCTGGCAGATGGACTACCCGCTGATCCAGAACTTCCTGGAGCCGGTCTACTTCACCGACGCCCCGTCCAACGACGGCAAGTACTCCGACAAGGAGTTCGACAAGCTCGTCAACGAGGCCAACGGCGAGACGGACACCAACAAGGCCATCGGCAAGTTCCAGGACGCCGAGAAGATCCTCGCCAAGGACATGCCCGCCATCCCGCTCTGGTACCAGAACGGCAGCGCCGGCTACTCGGACAAGGTCTCCGACGTCTCCCTGAACCAGTTCAGCGTGCCGGTCTACAACGAGATCAAGGTCAACTGA
- a CDS encoding ABC transporter permease — protein MTSPTPAAAATLEVTEKTAGTPESPKDRGSKGRSPGRLAWTRFKRDKSGVIAAGVVIFFFVVALCAPLIAKVYGKNPYDTYGLDQPGLLNDFNYPIKPNGGIDGDFWFGIEPVLGRDVFTFLLYGIRNSLLIATATTLLVTLLGITIGLTAGYIGGKTDYFIGRIIDILLAFPSTLFYIAFFPVMISILVSPEEKIPQWLTVTSLITVMTAFGWAPLARLLRGEVLALREREFVEAAKVTGASPARIIFKELLPNLWTPILIQATLLLPLFVTAEAGLAFLGVGLEEPTPDWGVMIQNGSKYYQDDITFMVFPGLAMVIFVVAFNLLGDSVRDALDPKTRR, from the coding sequence ATGACCTCCCCAACTCCCGCCGCTGCCGCCACCCTTGAAGTGACGGAGAAAACAGCCGGCACACCCGAGTCGCCCAAGGACCGGGGCAGCAAGGGCCGTTCGCCGGGACGGCTCGCCTGGACCCGCTTCAAGCGGGACAAGTCCGGCGTGATCGCCGCCGGTGTCGTGATCTTCTTCTTCGTCGTCGCGCTCTGCGCACCCTTGATCGCGAAGGTGTACGGAAAGAATCCGTACGACACCTACGGACTCGACCAGCCGGGCCTGCTCAACGACTTCAATTACCCGATCAAGCCGAACGGCGGCATCGACGGCGACTTCTGGTTCGGCATCGAACCGGTCCTCGGCAGGGACGTCTTCACCTTCCTGCTCTACGGAATCCGCAACTCCCTGCTGATCGCGACCGCGACGACGCTCCTCGTCACCCTGCTCGGCATCACCATCGGGCTCACCGCCGGATACATCGGCGGGAAGACGGACTACTTCATCGGCCGGATCATCGACATCCTGCTCGCCTTCCCCTCGACGCTCTTCTACATCGCGTTCTTCCCGGTGATGATCTCGATCCTGGTCAGCCCCGAGGAGAAGATCCCGCAGTGGCTCACCGTCACCAGCCTCATCACGGTGATGACGGCCTTCGGCTGGGCCCCACTGGCCCGCCTCCTGCGCGGCGAGGTACTCGCCCTGCGCGAACGGGAGTTCGTGGAGGCGGCCAAGGTCACCGGCGCCTCGCCGGCGCGCATCATCTTCAAGGAGCTGCTCCCCAACCTGTGGACGCCGATCCTGATCCAGGCGACGCTCCTGCTCCCCCTCTTCGTCACCGCCGAGGCGGGCCTCGCCTTCCTGGGCGTCGGCCTGGAGGAGCCCACGCCGGACTGGGGCGTGATGATCCAGAACGGCTCGAAGTACTACCAGGACGACATCACCTTCATGGTCTTTCCCGGCCTCGCCATGGTGATCTTCGTAGTGGCCTTCAACCTCCTCGGCGACTCGGTGCGCGACGCGCTCGACCCGAAGACCCGACGCTGA
- a CDS encoding ABC transporter permease has product MLRFLIRRVIGGAVILLIISAIVFLLFYAAPRDPARLACGKVCPPDTLALVKHNLGIADPLPVQFWHWFEGIFVGRDYDTYGFCDAPCLGYSFRNREPVLATILDRFPTTVSLSMGAAVVFVVLGVGTGMLAAVKQGKAVDKIASSASLVASSMQIYVVGVFAVYLLTDQLHLLDRPAYTPFTENPAEWFSGLLIPWLVLALIFTANYTRMARSQLVETMNEDYVRTARAKGLSRRTVFFRFAWRGAMGPIVTIFGLDIGVLLGGAIITEKTFALHGIGELSVKAVDTSDLPLLLGVVLVAATAIVIFNIVVDALYALIDPRVRLS; this is encoded by the coding sequence ATGCTCCGCTTCCTCATTCGCCGCGTGATCGGCGGCGCGGTGATCCTGCTGATCATCAGCGCGATCGTCTTCCTCCTCTTCTACGCCGCCCCGCGCGACCCCGCGCGCCTGGCCTGCGGCAAGGTCTGTCCGCCGGACACGCTGGCACTGGTGAAGCACAACCTGGGGATCGCCGACCCGCTGCCGGTGCAGTTCTGGCACTGGTTCGAGGGCATCTTCGTCGGGCGCGACTACGACACGTACGGCTTCTGCGACGCGCCCTGCCTCGGCTACTCGTTCCGCAACCGTGAGCCGGTCCTCGCCACCATCCTGGACCGCTTCCCCACCACCGTCTCGCTCTCCATGGGCGCCGCGGTCGTGTTCGTCGTCCTCGGTGTGGGCACCGGCATGCTGGCCGCCGTCAAGCAGGGCAAGGCCGTCGACAAGATCGCCTCGTCGGCGTCGCTCGTCGCCTCCTCGATGCAGATCTACGTCGTCGGCGTCTTCGCCGTCTACCTCCTCACCGACCAGCTGCATCTCCTGGACCGGCCCGCGTACACGCCGTTCACCGAGAACCCCGCGGAGTGGTTCTCCGGGCTGCTGATCCCGTGGCTCGTGCTCGCGCTCATCTTCACCGCGAACTACACCCGCATGGCCCGCTCGCAGCTGGTCGAGACGATGAACGAGGACTACGTCCGCACGGCGCGGGCCAAGGGTCTCTCACGCCGCACGGTCTTCTTCCGCTTCGCCTGGCGCGGCGCGATGGGCCCGATCGTCACCATCTTCGGCCTGGACATCGGCGTGCTGCTCGGCGGCGCGATCATCACCGAGAAGACGTTCGCCCTGCACGGCATCGGCGAGCTGTCGGTGAAGGCGGTCGACACGAGCGACCTGCCGCTCCTGCTCGGCGTGGTCCTGGTGGCGGCCACCGCGATCGTCATCTTCAACATCGTCGTCGACGCCCTCTACGCGCTGATCGACCCGCGCGTGCGGCTGTCCTAG
- a CDS encoding ABC transporter substrate-binding protein — translation MAISRRNLLISTSVAAGGSLVLSACSSGDSGGGDGGSHGGATEYTNASVKVGTEKDSTGPAPGVPGGKKGGTIYGVAEDDVSHMDPQRIYFAYNSSIANLYARCLTGYQTDMEGHQILVGDLATDTGKASDGNKTWTFTLKDGLKWQDGSELTVDDVRHGFERGWAPFVTEGAIYVQQALTGKGGKWRDAYEGPYKGKHLDSIVTDKAKKTITFHLKEARPEFNFTLAMHSYAAAPVKHDTKEKYDKAPFSCGPYIVKHRSIDKSMTLTRNKHWDPKTDPIRNAYPDSFEFEFGPTGPESCDRFIADQGKDQQMVAIYEPIPAERMQKVLTTPDIKKRSFNGLSSGTYYFAINMKRVTDVEVRKALLIAWPLEQSRKIYGGTTAGDYATTILSPDIVGREKFDLYDKLDKPQGDVKRAHEILKKAGKLGTKIVYAFPRRPTYDKTKIVIEKNLKAAGFEPVIKPLNSTDFYDQAQRLDNKFDVMWFGWSPDWPTAYTMIQPMLDGTAIGDGQNNVSQCDVPWINEAIKKNAVISDPKEAGKAWAALDKRIMKEVVPIIPETYQRRWYLHGSKVGGAIHDPQFAATLLHKTYVKG, via the coding sequence ATGGCAATCTCACGCAGAAACCTCCTCATCTCGACCTCGGTCGCGGCGGGCGGCTCGCTCGTGCTGTCCGCGTGCAGCAGCGGCGACTCGGGCGGGGGCGACGGCGGATCGCACGGCGGCGCCACGGAGTACACCAACGCGAGCGTGAAGGTCGGCACCGAGAAGGACTCGACCGGGCCCGCGCCCGGCGTCCCCGGCGGCAAGAAGGGCGGCACGATCTACGGCGTCGCCGAGGACGACGTGTCGCACATGGACCCGCAGCGCATCTACTTCGCGTACAACTCCTCCATCGCCAACCTCTACGCGCGCTGTCTCACCGGCTACCAGACCGACATGGAGGGCCACCAGATCCTCGTCGGCGACCTCGCCACGGACACCGGCAAGGCCTCGGACGGCAACAAGACCTGGACCTTCACGCTGAAGGACGGCCTGAAGTGGCAGGACGGCAGCGAGCTCACCGTCGACGACGTCCGGCACGGCTTCGAGCGCGGCTGGGCCCCGTTCGTCACCGAAGGCGCCATCTACGTCCAGCAGGCGCTGACCGGCAAGGGCGGCAAGTGGCGTGACGCGTACGAGGGTCCGTACAAGGGCAAGCACCTGGACTCGATCGTCACCGACAAGGCGAAGAAGACGATCACGTTCCACCTGAAGGAAGCGCGCCCGGAGTTCAACTTCACGCTGGCCATGCACTCGTACGCGGCCGCGCCCGTGAAGCACGACACCAAGGAGAAGTACGACAAGGCGCCCTTCTCCTGCGGCCCGTACATCGTCAAGCACCGCTCCATCGACAAGTCGATGACGCTGACGCGCAACAAGCACTGGGACCCGAAGACCGACCCCATCCGCAACGCCTACCCGGACAGCTTCGAGTTCGAGTTCGGGCCGACCGGACCCGAGTCCTGCGACCGCTTCATCGCGGACCAGGGCAAGGACCAGCAGATGGTCGCCATCTACGAGCCGATCCCCGCCGAGCGCATGCAGAAGGTGCTCACCACCCCCGACATCAAGAAGCGCAGCTTCAACGGCCTGTCGTCGGGCACCTACTACTTCGCCATCAACATGAAGCGCGTCACCGACGTCGAGGTCCGCAAGGCCCTCCTCATCGCCTGGCCGCTTGAGCAGAGCCGCAAGATCTACGGCGGCACCACCGCGGGCGACTACGCGACGACGATCCTCAGCCCCGACATCGTCGGCCGCGAGAAGTTCGACCTGTACGACAAGCTCGACAAGCCGCAGGGCGACGTCAAGCGGGCCCACGAGATCCTGAAGAAGGCCGGCAAGCTCGGCACGAAGATCGTGTACGCCTTCCCGCGGCGCCCCACCTACGACAAGACCAAGATCGTCATCGAGAAGAACCTGAAGGCCGCGGGCTTCGAGCCGGTCATCAAGCCGCTCAACTCGACGGACTTCTACGACCAGGCGCAGCGCCTGGACAACAAGTTCGACGTCATGTGGTTCGGCTGGTCCCCGGACTGGCCGACCGCGTACACCATGATCCAGCCGATGCTCGACGGCACGGCCATCGGTGACGGCCAGAACAACGTCTCACAGTGCGACGTCCCCTGGATCAACGAGGCGATCAAGAAGAACGCGGTGATCTCGGACCCGAAGGAGGCCGGCAAGGCCTGGGCCGCGCTCGACAAGCGGATCATGAAGGAGGTCGTGCCGATCATCCCGGAGACCTACCAGCGCCGCTGGTACCTGCACGGCTCCAAGGTCGGCGGCGCCATCCACGACCCGCAGTTCGCGGCGACGCTGCTCCACAAGACGTACGTCAAGGGCTGA